The following coding sequences lie in one Arabidopsis thaliana chromosome 3, partial sequence genomic window:
- a CDS encoding uncharacterized protein (unknown protein; Has 1 Blast hits to 1 proteins in 1 species: Archae - 0; Bacteria - 0; Metazoa - 0; Fungi - 0; Plants - 1; Viruses - 0; Other Eukaryotes - 0 (source: NCBI BLink).), with protein MNLEETLEKEPVDEEDEGDVEGSIAVRLVKRDRSPCHLCSSIDFAVFLPRSLFSPFTRGVKSLSLPFAQDARAKLDSDYINLGVIGDEASPKSEIGGREESLSIALQVAGGG; from the exons atgaaTCTGGAGGAAACCCTAGAGAAGGAACC ggttgatgaagaagacgaaggtGACGTGGAAGGAAGCATAGCCGTCAGATTAGTGAAG CGGGATCGATCTCCATGTCATCTTTGCTCATCCATTGATTTCGCGGTTTTTCTTCCAAGATCTCTGTTTTCTCCCTTTACTCGAGGAGTAAAATCTTTATCACTTCCGTTTGCTCAAGATGCACGAGCAAAGTTGGACTCAGATTACATCAATTTGGGTGTAATCGGTGATGAAGCTTCCCCGAAATCG GAGATCGGCGGAAGGGAGGAGAGTTTATCCATCGCCTTACAGGTAGCTGGTGGTGGCTGA
- a CDS encoding nuclear factor kappa-B-binding-like protein (unknown protein; FUNCTIONS IN: molecular_function unknown; INVOLVED IN: biological_process unknown; LOCATED IN: cellular_component unknown; EXPRESSED IN: 24 plant structures; EXPRESSED DURING: 15 growth stages; BEST Arabidopsis thaliana protein match is: unknown protein (TAIR:AT1G02290.1); Has 499 Blast hits to 438 proteins in 100 species: Archae - 0; Bacteria - 7; Metazoa - 236; Fungi - 15; Plants - 108; Viruses - 2; Other Eukaryotes - 131 (source: NCBI BLink).), giving the protein MAIEKSNVKVSRFDLEYSHGSGDSMSSYEERRKNSVVNNVDSEDEDDDFDEDDSGAGSDDFDLLELAETGAEFCQVGNVTCSIPFELYDLPSLEDILSVDVWNECLTEKERFSLSSYLPDVDQLTFMRTLKELFEGCNFHFGSPVKKLFDMLKGGQCEPRNTLYLEGRSLFLRTKHYHSLRKYHNDMVVNLCQTRDAWTSCKGYSIDEKLRVLNIVKSQKTLMREKKDDFEDDSSEKDEPFDKPWGRKGKDRKSTQKKLARHAGYGVDSGLEFPRRQLAAVEQDLYGKPKSKPKFPFAKTSVGPYATGYNGYGMNSAYNPSSLVRQRYGSEDNIDDDDQDPLFGMGSRRDREKPGYSRPGKKHKSSRDGEPISEHFMGPPYSSRQYHSNYSKSSRYANNIQPHAFADQMKPVKGSLADLRGDLYRHGKNHGDGFSVDPRYISDDLNSKSKKLKSERDSPDTSLRSYRASMQQMNERFLNSDFGENHVQEKIRVNVVPNARSGVAAFRDSRMFMGNDDTESDSSHGYDDEEERNRLMRNKSSVSVGGMNNSHFPILKSRQDIKKSKSRKKDMQENELLDGRSAYLKYLGVSGEHIYAPGTEKHSFKSKQKGKMRDRSPLENFSSRDFEDGPITSLSEFQDRNNRKEFFRSNRNSQTREQMIDRTLFQRPSAKPNLSGRKRVFDEDDESHEMRTLVNARDRLSRKYQVSEDDGNSGDENLEARLFVSCNALSKKRKTRESLMDMERREDNGDLQLYPDIQLPVGDVTVSKRKGKKKMEVDVGFLDLETSDIPKASEAEVETKPQKKPFVLITPTVHTGFSFSIVHLLSAVRMAMTSLRPEDSLDVSKSVAVENAEHETGENGASVPEEAEDNKSPQQGNGNLPSLTIQEIVSCVKSNPGDPCILETQEPLQDLIRGVLKIFSSKTSPLGAKGWKPLVTFERSTKCWSWIGPVLGPSDQETVEEVTSPEAWSLPHKMLVKLVDSFANWLKTGQETLQQIGSLPEPPLSLMQCNLDEKERFKDLRAQKSLSTITQSSEEARAYFRKEEFLRYSIPDRAFVYTAADGKKSIVAPLRRGGGKPTSKARDHFMLKRERPPHVTILCLVRDAAARLPGSIGTRADVCTLIRDSQYIVEDVSDSQVNQVVSGALDRLHYERDPCVQFDSERKLWVYLHRDREQEDFEDDGTSSTKKWKRPKKEAAEQTEEQEAVTVAFLGNEEQTETEMGSEPKTGEPTGLDGDQGATDQLCNETEQAAEEQDGENTAQGNEPTIWEPDPAVVSNPVEDNTFICQENSVNDDFDDET; this is encoded by the coding sequence ATGGCGATCGAGAAGAGTAACGTCAAGGTTTCGAGGTTTGATCTAGAGTACTCTCATGGTAGTGGTGATTCTATGTCAAGTTACGAAGAAAGACGTAAAAACTCAGTGGTGAATAATGTTGATTcggaggatgaagatgatgattttgatgaagatgattctGGAGCAGGTtctgatgattttgatttgcttGAATTGGCGGAAACTGGTGCTGAGTTTTGTCAAGTTGGGAATGTTACTTGTAGTATTCCTTTTGAGTTGTATGATCTCCCTAGTCTTGAAGATATACTCTCTGTTGATGTTTGGAATGAGTGTCTCACTGAGAAAGAGAGGTTTAGTCTCTCGAGTTATCTACCTGATGTTGATCAGCTTACGTTTATGCGTACTTTGAAAGAGCTTTTCGAGGGTTGCAATTTCCACTTTGGTAGTCCTGTTAAGAAACTGTTTGATATGTTGAAGGGTGGGCAGTGTGAACCCAGGAATACGCTTTATCTTGAAGGACGTAGTTTGTTTCTACGAACCAAACATTATCATAGTTTGAGGAAGTATCATAATGACATGGTGGTGAATCTTTGTCAGACGAGGGATGCTTGGACAAGTTGTAAAGGGTATAGTATCGATGAGAAGCTCCGTGTCCTGAATATTGTGAAAAGCCAAAAGACTCTGATGCGTGAGAAAAAGGATGATTTTGAGGATGATTCATCAGAGAAGGACGAACCTTTTGATAAGCCTTGGGGAAGAAAGGGAAAGGATAGGAAGTCTACGCAAAAGAAATTGGCCCGTCATGCTGGTTATGGTGTTGATTCAGGTTTGGAATTTCCTAGGCGGCAGCTGGCGGCTGTAGAACAGGATTTATATGGTAAACCGAAGTCAAAACCGAAGTTTCCTTTTGCTAAAACGTCTGTTGGGCCATATGCTACAGGTTATAATGGGTATGGTATGAATTCTGCATACAACCCCTCTTCTCTCGTTAGGCAGAGGTATGGTTCAGAAGATAATATTGACGATGATGATCAGGATCCACTCTTTGGAATGGGTTCTCGACGAGACCGTGAGAAACCTGGATATTCAAGGCCTggaaagaaacacaaatcttcAAGAGATGGAGAACCAATTTCTGAACATTTTATGGGTCCACCATATTCATCAAGGCAGTACCACAGCAATTACTCAAAATCGAGTAGATATGCTAATAATATTCAGCCTCACGCATTTGCCGACCAGATGAAGCCTGTAAAAGGTAGTCTAGCAGACCTTCGTGGTGACTTATATCGGCATGGGAAGAATCATGGAGATGGCTTTTCTGTTGATCCCAGATATATATCTGATGACTTGAATAGTAAAAGCAAAAAGTTGAAGTCTGAGAGGGACTCACCTGATACTAGTTTGAGATCTTATAGAGCTTCTATGCAACAAATGAACGAGAGGTTCTTAAATTCTGATTTTGGCGAGAACCATGTGCAGGAAAAGATTAGGGTGAATGTGGTACCCAATGCAAGGTCTGGTGTTGCGGCTTTCAGAGATAGCAGGATGTTCATGGGAAATGATGATACAGAGTCGGATTCATCCCATGGCTATGATGATGAGGAGGAGAGAAATCGCTTAATGCGGAACAAATCTTCTGTCTCAGTTGGTGGGATGAATAATTCTCATTTTCCAATACTCAAATCCAGACAAGATATTAAAAAGAGCAAATccagaaagaaagatatgcAGGAGAATGAATTGCTTGATGGACGGAGTGCGTACTTGAAATATTTAGGCGTATCTGGAGAACACATCTATGCGCCAGGGACAGAGAAGCACTCCTTCAAGTCAAAACAGAAGGGTAAGATGCGTGACAGGAGTCCCTTAGAGAACTTTTCCTCTCGAGATTTTGAAGATGGCCCGATCACAAGCTTGAGTGAGTTTCAGGACAGAAACAACAGGAAGGAGTTTTTCAGGTCAAACAGGAATAGCCAGACAAGAGAGCAAATGATTGATAGAACACTATTTCAGAGACCAtctgcaaaaccaaatttgtCTGGGAGAAAAAGAGTctttgatgaagatgacgaaTCACATGAGATGAGAACATTGGTTAATGCCCGTGATAGACTTAGTAGGAAATATcaggtttctgaggatgatGGTAATAGTGGTGATGAAAATTTAGAGGCCaggttgtttgtttcttgcaATGCTCTGTCGAAAAAGAGGAAGACTAGAGAGTCTTTGATGGACATGGAGAGGAGGGAGGATAATGGTGATCTGCAGCTATATCCCGACATTCAACTACCGGTTGGTGATGTAACTGTCTCgaagagaaagggaaagaagaaaatggaggtTGATGTTGGTTTTCTTGATCTGGAAACCTCTGACATACCGAAAGCAAGTGAAGCAGAGGTGGAAACCAAACCGCAGAAGAAGCCATTTGTGTTGATCACACCAACAGTTCACACtggcttctctttctctattgtACATCTTCTATCAGCAGTGCGTATGGCAATGACAAGTTTGCGTCCTGAAGATTCATTAGATGTTAGCAAATCTGTGGCAGTAGAGAATGCAGAACATGAAACTGGAGAAAATGGTGCCTCCGTGCCCGAGGAGGCAGAGGATAACAAGTCGCCACAGCAGGGAAATGGGAACTTGCCATCCCTTACTATCCAGGAAATTGTTAGCTGCGTGAAGTCAAACCCGGGAGATCCCTGTATCCTTGAGACACAAGAGCCGCTCCAGGATTTGATTAGAGGGGTTCTgaaaatcttctcttcaaaaACCTCGCCTTTAGGGGCAAAGGGTTGGAAGCCACTTGTAACATTTGAGAGGTCCACGAAATGCTGGTCTTGGATTGGCCCTGTTCTCGGTCCTTCTGATCAGGAGACTGTCGAAGAGGTAACATCGCCTGAAGCCTGGAGTCTCCCGCACAAGATGCTTGTCAAGTTGGTTGATTCATTTGCAAATTGGCTGAAAACTGGCCAGGAAACTCTTCAGCAAATAGGAAGTCTTCCTGAACCACCGTTGTCACTCATGCAGTGTAACCttgatgagaaagaaaggTTTAAAGATCTGAGAGCACAAAAGAGCCTTAGTACGATTACCCAGAGTTCTGAAGAAGCAAGAGCCTATTTCCGCAAAGAGGAATTTCTGAGGTACTCAATTCCGGACAGAGCCTTTGTTTACACAGCTGCTGATGGTAAGAAGTCAATTGTTGCTCCTCTGAGAAGAGGCGGAGGAAAGCCAACCTCGAAAGCTCGTGACCATTTCATGTTGAAACGCGAGAGACCACCACATGTCACAATCCTGTGTCTAGTGAGAGATGCTGCCGCCAGATTGCCTGGTAGTATTGGGACAAGAGCTGATGTTTGTACCTTAATAAGAGACTCGCAGTATATCGTGGAGGATGTGTCTGATTCACAAGTGAATCAAGTCGTGAGTGGGGCCTTGGATCGTTTGCACTATGAGCGGGACCCTTGTGTCCAATTCGATTCAGAGAGGAAACTGTGGGTGTATCTACACAGAGacagagaacaagaagatttCGAGGATGATGGTACTTCATCCACAAAGAAGTGGAAGAGACCAAAGAAGGAAGCTGCGGAGCAAACAGAGGAACAAGAAGCTGTCACTGTAGCTTTCCTTGGGAATGAAGAACAAACCGAAACTGAGATGGGTTCAGAACCAAAGACTGGTGAGCCCACTGGTTTGGACGGAGATCAAGGTGCAACAGACCAACTGTGTAATGAGACTGAACAAGCTGCAGAGGAGCAAGATGGTGAGAACACCGCTCAGGGTAATGAGCCAACGATATGGGAGCCTGATCCTGCTGTTGTTTCCAATCCGGTTGAGGATAACACGTTTATCTGCCAAGAGAACTCAGTGAATGATGATTTCGATGATGAAACATGA